GTCGGAAAGACCCTGATCCACCCGAACCAGATTGCCCTAGCCAATGCGGTTTTTGGCCCCAGTGCGCAGGAACTCGCCGAAGCTGAAGCGTTGATCGCGGCCGCAACCGGCGGGGCTCACCGCCACGAGGGTAAGATGATCGAATCCATGCATGTCGAAGAAGCGCGCCGGACGATAGAACGTGCTCGACATGGGACGGGCAGTTAGGGTAACCGCGGGCATGCGCGTTTTACATGCCCTTTTCGTCACCCTGGCCGTTCCGGCCGCCCTTTCCACCGCAGCAGCACGCCCCGTCACCGAGAGCGATCTGCGCAAGCATATCGAAATCCTCGCGTCTGACGATTTCGAAGGGCGTGCGCCTGGTACCGAAGGTGAACGCAAGACGCTGGATTATCTGCGTAACGCTTGGTCAAAAGCAGGGGTCAAACCAGGCGCTGCCGATGGCAGCTGGCTGCAACCGATTGAATTTGTGAAACGCGGACCCAAGACCGCCGACGTCCAGTTTTATTCCCGTGGCGAAAAGATCCGCGTTGTTGGTGACGAACTGCTGCTGATCGGACGCGAAAGTGAATATCAGCGGGAAAAGCTGCCGGCTGTGTTTGTCGGTCATGGCGTGAACGCCGCCGGAGAGGTGAATGCCGATGTCTCCGGCAAGTTGGTTTTCGTTCTTTCGGATAGTGCAGAATTCCTTCCCCGCGAATTGCGCCAGATGCGGGCGCGCCGTGAAAAACTGCTCAAAGCTGGTGCAGAAGGCGTGATCGCAATTTCGGGCGAGCAGTTCAACTATCCCGCTTATCGCCGCGCGCTGATGTCACGCCCCATTGTCTGGGCCGAAAAGGATCTTGCATCTGGCGTTGAGGGTGTTGCCAGCCCGCAATATATGGTCGCGCTGGTAACGGCTGCCGGTGGTGATTGGGACAAGATGCGCGCAGCCGCGCAGGCCGCCGACTATGGCGGACAGACGCTGCAATTGTCTGCTGACCTCAGCGTGACGAGTGATGTGCGCCGCTTTACCAGTTCGAATATCATCGGAAAACTGCCGGGGCGCAAACCGTCGACCGGTGCGATCGTGTTCATGGGCCATTGGGATCATCTCGGAATTTGCCGTCCGGAAGGCGAACCTGACCGCATCTGCAACGGTGCGGTGGATAATGCGAGTGGCATGGCCGTGATCACGGAAGTGGCGCGCCGGCTGGCGCGGCAGCGGCATGACCGGGACATTTACTTYATCGGCACTACCGCAGAGGAGAGCGGCCTATGGGGCGCCTATGCCTTTGCTGCAAATCCGGTGGTGCCGCTTGACCAGATCAAGGCGGTTTTCAACATYGATACCATTGCGATTGCGCCTCGCGGGTCCAAGGTAGCCATCATCGGCCGGGGTAAGACGTCGTTCGATCCTGACATCGAACGTGTAGCCCAAAAGCTTGGCCGGAAAATCGAACCATCGACCGATGCCAACTCCTTCCTGCAGCGGCAGGACGGTTGGGCATTGATGCAAAAGGGCGTGGCYTCCTTCATGGTCGGCGGTTCTTTTGCCGATCTSGGGAAACTCGATGCCTTTYTGAAAGGCCCCTATCACGGSCCTGAAGATGAGGTGACGGCAGACCTGCAATTGGGYGGAGCGGCCGAGGATTCAGACCTTCACGTTGCACTCGGCCAATATTTTGCAAATGCCCGCAAATTCCCTCCGAAAAAGCCCGAGAAGGGGACTGGCGGATAATCGCCTCACTGTTTACATGGGCCGCCACGACTCGACCCATAGACTAAAGCGAAGTGGCGCCATGAAATCCGATAAAATCCGCCTTGGACTGACCTTTGACGACGTGCTGCTGCAGCCGTGCGAATCGGATATTCTGCCAAGTCAGGCGAACACGCAGACGCGGATCACCAGCGGYATCACGCTCAATATYCCGATTATGTCGTCGGCTATGGACACYGTTACCGAAGCGCGCATGGCGATCGTCATGGCSCAGCTAGGCGGTATTGGCGTGCTCCACCGCAACCTTTCGATCGAAGAACAGGTGGCCGCTGTCCGTCAGGTGAAGCGCTATGAATCGGGCATGGTCGTCAATCCGATCACGATTGCGCCCACAGCAACGCTTGCCGAGGCRCAGGCGTTGATGACCGAAAATCGCATTTCGGGAATTCCCGTAGTRGAGGCGAGTGGCAAGCTTGTCGGCATCYTGACCAATCGCGATGTGCGCTTTGCYGAAAACCCGCTGCAGCCGGTCGCCGAACTGATGACGCACGATAATCTTGCGACYGTAAAAGCCGGCGTCAGTCAGGAAGAGGCGCAGCGCCATTTGCACCAGCGCCGGATTGAAAAGCTRCTGGTCGTCGACGACTCYTATCATTGCGTCGGCCTGATTACCGTGAAGGACATTGAAAAGGCGGTTACCTATCCGTCGGCGACAAAGGATGGTTCAGGCCGTCTGCGSGTGGCGGCGGCTTCGACTGTTGGCGAAAAAGGAATTGAGCGCACCCGCGCGCTGGTCGATGCGGAATGCGACCTGATTGTCGTTGATACAGCGCACGGCCATAGCAAGATGGTGTCAGCGGCAGTGGCCGAAATCAAGCGCATGTCGAGCAAGGTGCAGGTCATCGCGGGTAATGTCGCGACCGCAGAAGCGACCCGCGCGCTGATTGACGCAGGCGCTGATGGCGTCAAGGTTGGCATCGGCCCGGGGTCAATTTGCACAACGCGGGTTGTCGCCGGTGTCGGCGTTCCGCAATTGACGGCGATCATGGATGCTGCCGAGGAAGCCGCAAARTCCGGSATTCCRGTGATTGCCGATGGCGGTCTGCGTACATCGGGCGATGTTGCCAAGGCACTTGCGGCAGGGGCCGCCGGCGTGATGGTAGGATCGCTTTTGGCCGGCACCGAAGAAGCRCCTGGTGAAACSTTYCTYTATCAAGGCCGCGCCTATAAAAGCTATCGCGGCATGGGTTCGGTTGGCGCAATGGCGCGCGGATCKGCCGACCGCTATTTCCAGCARGATATCAAGGACCAGCTGAAGYTGGTGCCCGAAGGCATTGAAGGCCAGGTTCCCTTCAAGGGTGCAGCGGCGGACGTGATTCACCAGCTCGTCGGCGGCGTTAAGGCTGCYATGGGCTATACCGGTTCGGCGACGATTGCCGATCTGCAGGAACGCGCCCGTTTTGTGCAGATCACCAATGCCGGCTTGCGCGAAAGCCATGTCCATGATGTCACCATCACGCGTGAAGCGCCCAATTATCCAACCCGCTGATATTCCGGTTTTTGCCTGCAGARGCAGAATAARGCCATGATCCCTTCGGCACGTGTGCAATCGGCAATCGATTTGCTCGATGCAATCATCGTGGCRACACGCGACAAGGGSGCATCGGCTGACCGTGTCGCAGCTGCCTTTTTTGCYGCGCGYCGYTATGCGGGATCGAAAGACAGGCGCGCTATTCGCGACCTTGCCTGGCGTGCAATCCGTACCTTTGGGGAGCGGCCCGAAAGCGGGCGCGCCGCCATGGTTGCACTGGCTGCGCGTGATGAAGACCTTGCCGTCCTTTTCGATGGCAGCAGCTATGGCCCCGCGCTGCTAAACCCMGATGAAGCGCGCGCAGTGGAAGGCGTACTGCCCGGCTGGCTGACGCCGCTATTCTCGCCGTTACTGGCTGAAGCCGAATGGCCCGCKTTGCTTGAACGCGCCCCACTGGATTTGCGCGTTAACAGCCTTGCGGCAAAACGCGCTGATGTTGCAGCGCAATGGCCTGWAGCCGAAATCCTCGKGCAAAGCCGTGATGGGCTCCGCCTGCCGACGGGCTTTGCGATCGAAACCAGTGCCGCCTATGGAGACGGCCATGTCGAAGTGCAGGATCTGGGCAGCCAGTTGATTGCCGAAGCCTGCGGTGCGCGCCCTGGTWTSACKGTGGTCGATCTATGCGCAGGGGCAGGTGGCAAGACGTTGGCGCTGGCTGCACATATGACAGGGCAGGGGCGCTTGATCGCAGCYGACACCAGCCGCGATCGGTTGGCGCAACTTCCRCCGCGTGCTGCGCGGGCRGGCGCGGGCTTTATCGAGACCCGCCTTTTGAACCCGCATCGCGAAATGGCTGCGCTGGAYGACCTTTCTTCCGCCTGTGATGTTGTGCTGGTCGATGCGCCTTGCTCTGGCACCGGTACATGGAGACGCAATCCCGAAACCCGCTGGCGGCTTGATCAGCGCGATTTGCAGCGGTTGGTATCCGAACAGGCGCGGCTGATGGATCTGGCCGCCGATCTGGTCGCGCCTGGCGGCTGCCTTGTTTATGCGGTCTGTTCGCTGCTGGCCT
This portion of the Sphingobium sp. genome encodes:
- the guaB gene encoding IMP dehydrogenase, translating into MKSDKIRLGLTFDDVLLQPCESDILPSQANTQTRITSGITLNIPIMSSAMDTVTEARMAIVMAQLGGIGVLHRNLSIEEQVAAVRQVKRYESGMVVNPITIAPTATLAEAQALMTENRISGIPVVEASGKLVGILTNRDVRFAENPLQPVAELMTHDNLATVKAGVSQEEAQRHLHQRRIEKLLVVDDSYHCVGLITVKDIEKAVTYPSATKDGSGRLRVAAASTVGEKGIERTRALVDAECDLIVVDTAHGHSKMVSAAVAEIKRMSSKVQVIAGNVATAEATRALIDAGADGVKVGIGPGSICTTRVVAGVGVPQLTAIMDAAEEAAKSGIPVIADGGLRTSGDVAKALAAGAAGVMVGSLLAGTEEAPGETFLYQGRAYKSYRGMGSVGAMARGSADRYFQQDIKDQLKLVPEGIEGQVPFKGAAADVIHQLVGGVKAAMGYTGSATIADLQERARFVQITNAGLRESHVHDVTITREAPNYPTR
- a CDS encoding M28 family peptidase, with product MRVLHALFVTLAVPAALSTAAARPVTESDLRKHIEILASDDFEGRAPGTEGERKTLDYLRNAWSKAGVKPGAADGSWLQPIEFVKRGPKTADVQFYSRGEKIRVVGDELLLIGRESEYQREKLPAVFVGHGVNAAGEVNADVSGKLVFVLSDSAEFLPRELRQMRARREKLLKAGAEGVIAISGEQFNYPAYRRALMSRPIVWAEKDLASGVEGVASPQYMVALVTAAGGDWDKMRAAAQAADYGGQTLQLSADLSVTSDVRRFTSSNIIGKLPGRKPSTGAIVFMGHWDHLGICRPEGEPDRICNGAVDNASGMAVITEVARRLARQRHDRDIYFIGTTAEESGLWGAYAFAANPVVPLDQIKAVFNIDTIAIAPRGSKVAIIGRGKTSFDPDIERVAQKLGRKIEPSTDANSFLQRQDGWALMQKGVASFMVGGSFADLGKLDAFLKGPYHGPEDEVTADLQLGGAAEDSDLHVALGQYFANARKFPPKKPEKGTGG
- a CDS encoding RsmB/NOP family class I SAM-dependent RNA methyltransferase, which encodes MIPSARVQSAIDLLDAIIVATRDKGASADRVAAAFFAARRYAGSKDRRAIRDLAWRAIRTFGERPESGRAAMVALAARDEDLAVLFDGSSYGPALLNPDEARAVEGVLPGWLTPLFSPLLAEAEWPALLERAPLDLRVNSLAAKRADVAAQWPXAEILXQSRDGLRLPTGFAIETSAAYGDGHVEVQDLGSQLIAEACGARPGXTVVDLCAGAGGKTLALAAHMTGQGRLIAADTSRDRLAQLPPRAARAGAGFIETRLLNPHREMAALDDLSSACDVVLVDAPCSGTGTWRRNPETRWRLDQRDLQRLVSEQARLMDLAADLVAPGGCLVYAVCSLLACEGTAQAAAFLERNGGFKAERPSFDAGRVDGAGLLLSPAHDGSDGFYMVCLRRL